A single region of the Pirellulales bacterium genome encodes:
- a CDS encoding PD40 domain-containing protein produces the protein MSNNRRRRALGNARTTSTLYCTLRPAPLYNEGTGRSPKAALATINSASVPRLLLRSLATTLLGRCTLNSSSVSSRRLCCSAFLPTAVLAVLFSFQATAAEEPAYPSIESKYLSNIRQVSEGFVKAGEGYFSPDGKQIIFQAQPRDYPFYQIYTQPLDGKTPARLISTGRGRTTCSYFSPDGRRVIFASSHLDPMMSETEEAAIKQAEEDAKSGRRRRYSWDFDPHTEIFEAALDGSDLRRLTNAPGYDAEGAYTPDGKSIVFCSDRDGDPDLYVMDADGGNVRQLTNEPGYDGGPFTSPDGRWVIYRSDRKQAEFLQIHAIGLDGQHDVALTDNVGVNWAPYWHPTEPYIIWTGADHSDPQARPNYDLWLMKYEVTDEGLKPGPITRITDSPGADVLPVFSPDGKKLMWTSTRTPDHSSQLFEADFTLPE, from the coding sequence ATGAGTAATAACCGCCGACGCCGCGCCCTAGGCAATGCCCGAACTACTTCGACGCTCTACTGCACCCTCCGCCCGGCGCCGCTCTATAATGAGGGGACGGGCAGGTCCCCCAAGGCCGCCCTGGCAACGATCAATTCCGCCAGCGTGCCGCGGCTATTGCTCCGCTCGCTGGCGACGACTCTTCTCGGGAGATGTACCTTGAATTCATCCTCTGTCTCGTCCCGCCGGCTTTGCTGCTCCGCATTCCTGCCGACGGCAGTCCTTGCCGTGCTCTTCTCTTTCCAGGCCACCGCGGCCGAGGAGCCGGCGTATCCTTCGATCGAGTCGAAATACCTCTCGAACATCCGCCAGGTGAGCGAAGGATTCGTCAAGGCGGGCGAGGGGTATTTCTCGCCCGATGGTAAACAGATCATCTTCCAGGCCCAGCCACGCGATTACCCCTTCTATCAGATCTACACGCAGCCTCTCGACGGCAAGACGCCCGCCAGGCTCATCAGCACGGGACGCGGCCGTACCACGTGCAGTTACTTTTCGCCCGATGGCCGGCGGGTAATCTTCGCCTCGAGCCATCTCGATCCCATGATGTCGGAAACCGAAGAGGCTGCCATCAAGCAGGCCGAGGAGGACGCGAAGTCGGGCCGTCGGCGCCGCTACTCCTGGGACTTCGACCCCCACACCGAGATTTTCGAGGCCGCGCTCGACGGATCGGATCTCCGCCGGCTCACGAACGCGCCCGGCTACGACGCCGAAGGCGCCTATACGCCCGACGGCAAGTCGATCGTCTTCTGTAGCGACCGCGATGGCGATCCCGACCTGTACGTGATGGATGCCGACGGCGGGAACGTGCGTCAGCTCACCAATGAGCCCGGCTACGACGGTGGGCCGTTCACCTCGCCCGATGGCCGCTGGGTCATCTACCGCAGCGATCGCAAGCAGGCGGAGTTCTTGCAGATCCACGCCATCGGCCTCGACGGCCAGCACGATGTAGCCCTGACCGACAACGTGGGCGTGAACTGGGCGCCGTACTGGCACCCGACCGAGCCCTACATCATCTGGACCGGCGCGGATCACTCCGATCCGCAAGCCCGGCCCAACTACGATCTCTGGCTGATGAAGTACGAAGTGACCGACGAGGGTTTAAAACCCGGCCCGATCACGCGGATCACCGACTCCCCCGGCGCCGACGTGCTGCCGGTCTTCTCGCCCGACGGCAAGAAGCTGATGTGGACCAGCACCCGCACGCCAGATCACTCGAGCCAGCTCTTCGAAGCGGATTTCACGTTGCCGGAATAG
- a CDS encoding DUF4392 domain-containing protein, translated as MSIYQQLAGLIRRDPARRGLAQSPALAHYGDGAALQRAAASLAAEGAAVALVTGFPILVGGHPMAETDGPPGAAMLASVLWALGHEIWLISDAVGRPALAVACEVCGIPQSAILEMPLTQSGAGPPAGSLQPNEWAQRFMGGAGGARPTHLVAIERPGPTHTEVSLLQPARGGSPPFDRFRAALPADLRDRALNMRGEAITSYIAPTHLLFEMAGNRDTRAFTVGIGDGGNEIGMGAVPWELLDDALGLPGSGRIACRIATDELVIAGVSNWGGYALAAAVAYASGNVQVFDPCTVARERRLIESLVRDAGAVDGVTRERVPSVDGLPLETHLDLLAEIRALFHLQP; from the coding sequence GTGTCGATTTACCAACAACTTGCCGGGCTGATACGGCGCGATCCGGCCCGGCGGGGCCTCGCGCAATCCCCTGCCCTTGCGCACTATGGCGATGGCGCAGCGCTCCAGCGTGCCGCCGCGTCGCTTGCCGCCGAGGGGGCCGCCGTAGCATTGGTAACGGGCTTTCCCATCCTGGTCGGGGGGCATCCCATGGCCGAAACCGACGGACCGCCGGGCGCCGCCATGCTGGCCAGCGTTTTATGGGCCTTGGGACACGAGATCTGGCTGATTTCCGACGCCGTAGGTCGCCCCGCGCTCGCCGTCGCCTGCGAGGTGTGCGGTATCCCGCAGTCGGCGATCCTCGAAATGCCCCTGACGCAGAGTGGAGCAGGGCCTCCCGCCGGCAGCCTGCAACCGAACGAATGGGCGCAGCGGTTCATGGGGGGCGCGGGGGGGGCGAGGCCGACCCACTTGGTGGCCATCGAGCGACCGGGCCCGACCCACACCGAAGTCTCTTTGCTGCAACCGGCACGGGGCGGCTCGCCCCCGTTCGACCGCTTCCGCGCGGCGCTCCCCGCCGATTTACGCGATCGCGCCTTAAACATGCGAGGCGAAGCGATCACCTCTTACATAGCGCCTACACATTTGCTTTTCGAAATGGCCGGTAACCGCGACACGCGGGCGTTTACGGTCGGTATCGGCGACGGCGGTAATGAGATCGGCATGGGTGCCGTGCCGTGGGAACTGCTCGACGACGCCCTGGGCTTGCCGGGGTCGGGACGCATAGCCTGCCGCATCGCGACGGATGAATTGGTGATCGCGGGGGTCAGTAATTGGGGCGGATACGCGCTGGCGGCGGCCGTGGCCTACGCCTCGGGAAACGTGCAGGTGTTCGATCCTTGTACCGTGGCCCGGGAACGTCGGCTCATCGAATCGTTGGTGCGCGATGCCGGCGCCGTCGATGGCGTCACGCGTGAACGCGTCCCCTCGGTTGATGGGTTGCCGCTCGAAACGCATCTCGATCTGTTGGCAGAGATCCGGGCATTGTTCCATTTACAGCCATAG